A genomic window from Betta splendens chromosome 24, fBetSpl5.4, whole genome shotgun sequence includes:
- the sptlc2b gene encoding serine palmitoyltransferase 2b → MTESAGNKLLNGDASHLTSNGKKTSKNGFVKNHCPFQQPQKYRRPRDKNQNVTHNSNLYKKPFVESFEETPLLVAVLTYMGYGILTIFGYLRDFLRHWNIEKCHVAREREEQKDFVPLYQDFENFYTRNLYMRIRDNWNRPICSVPGAKMDLVERVSRDYNWTFEHTGKVVKNVINMGSYNYLGFAENTGACADAAVEATHKYGAGVGSTRCEMGNLDIHEEMEKLVARFLGVESSMAFGMGFATNSMNIPALTGKGCLILSDELNHASLVLGARLSGSTIRVFKHNNMQSLEKLLRDAIVHGQPRTHRPWKKILIVVEGIYSMEGSIVRLPEIIALKKRYKAYLYLDEAHSIGALGPNGRGVVDYFGLDPKDVDIMMGTFTKSFGAAGGYIGGKKELIDYLRCHSHSALYATSMSPPVAQQIITSMKIIMGEDGTTLGADRLRQLSENTTYFRRKLHDMGFIIYGNDDSPVVPMMLYMPAKIGAFGREMLKRNIGTVVVGFPATPIIESRARFCVSASHTREMLDTALEAISEVGDLLQLKYSRHEPPLPALGWMSEESLLQH, encoded by the exons ATGACAGAAAGCGCCGGCAACAAGCTGCTGAACGGAGACGCTTCTCATCTGACCTCGAACGGCAAAAAAACGAGCAAAAATGGCTTCGTGAAGAACCACTGCCCGTTCCAACAGCCACAGAAGTATCGCCGCCCGAGGGACAAG AACCAAAATGTCACACACAACTCCAACCTGTACAAGAAGCCCTTTGTGGAATCCTTTGAGGAGACTCCTCTGCTGGTGGCGGTGCTCACCTACATGGGTTATGGTATCCTAACCATCTTCGGGTACCTCAGGGACTTTCTTCGCCACTGGAACATTGAGAAGTGCCATGTGGCCCGGGAGAGGGAGGAACAGAAG GATTTCGTCCCTCTCTATCAAGACTTTGAAAACTTTTACACCAGAAACTTGTACATGAGAATCCGAGACAACTGGAACCGCCCCATTTGTAGTGTCCCTGGTGCCAAGATGGACCTGGTGGAGAGAGTTTCCCGTGACTACAACTGGACCTTTGA GCACACAGGCAAAGTTGTGAAGAATGTGATCAACATGGGCTCATACAACTACCTTGGCTTTGCTGAGAACACTGGGGCttgcgctgatgctgctgttgaggcCACACACAAGTATGGAGCTGGAGTGGGAAGCACTCGCTGTGAGATGG GGAACCTGGATATTCATGAGGAAATGGAGAAGTTAGTTGCCAGGTTCCTGGGTGTTGAGTCATCCATGGCCTTTGGTATGGGCTTTGCAACCAACTCCATGAACATTCCTGCTCTCACTGGAAAG ggTTGTCTTATCTTGAGTGATGAGCTGAATCATGCGTCGCTGGTGCTGGGTGCCCGCTTGTCTGGCTCCACAATTCGGGTCTTCAAACACAACA ACATGCAAAGCCTGGAAAAGCTGCTGAGAGACGCTATTGTTCACGGCCAGCCAAGAACCCATCGACCTTGGAAAAAAATTCTCATTGTGGTGGAGGGCATATACAG TATGGAGGGATCCATCGTGCGTCTACCAGAGATCATTGCTCTGAAGAAGCGCTACAAGGCCTACCTGTACCTGGACGAGGCACACAGTATCGGGGCCCTGGGGCCTAATGGCAGAGGAGTAGTGGACTATTTTGGCCTGGATCCCAAAGATGTTGACATCATGATGGGAACGTTCACCAAGAgctttggtgctgctggtggataTATTGGAGGCAAAAAG gAACTAATCGACTACCTGCGGTGCCACTCTCACAGTGCCCTGTATGCCACCTCCATGTCTCCTCCTGTGGCCCAGCAGATAATCACCTCCATGAAGATCATCATGGGAGAAGATGGGACTACACTGG GCGCTGATCGCCTCAGACAACTTTCAGAAAACACCACTTACTTCCGCAGGAAACTCCACGACATGGGCTTCATCATCTACGGCAACGATGACTCACCTGTTGTACCCATGATGCTGTACATGCCTGCAAAAATTGG GGCCTTCGGTCGGGAGATGTTGAAGAGAAATATCGGCACAGTGGTCGTGGGATTCCCGGCGACACCTATCATCGAGTCCAGAGCacgtttctgtgtgtctgctagTCATACCAGAGAGATGCTTGATACA GCGTTGGAGGCCATCAGTGAAGTAGGcgacctcctgcagctgaagtACTCCAGACATGAGCCGCCTCTCCCAGCTTTGGGCTGGATGTCTGAGGAGAGCCTGCTTCAGCACTGA